In the genome of Montipora foliosa isolate CH-2021 chromosome 3, ASM3666993v2, whole genome shotgun sequence, one region contains:
- the LOC137995605 gene encoding phosphatidylinositol 4-phosphate 5-kinase-like: MACKILLIVCFFALLSPLWSLPLPFPDDGDKHERDDADKDNHNDDDADDDDDEDDEEDNDDDDCDDNDDDDNDDHDDEHDDDDDDDNDDDDDGDDEEDHDNDDNDDNDDDDSDDNDDDDDDDDDGDGDDNDNDDDGDDDDDINDNDDEDNDNDGDDDDDDDDDDD; encoded by the exons ATGGCTTGCAAGATTTTGCTCATAGTCTGTTTCTTCGCTTTATTGAGTCCTCTTTGGAGTCTTCCTTTACCTTTTCCTGATG ATGGCGATAAACATGAAAGAGATGATGCTGACAAAGACAATCATAATGACGATGATGctgacgatgacgacgatgaggatgatgaggaggataacgatgacgatgactGTGACGATAATGACGACGACGATAACGATGACCATGACGATGAgcatgacgacgatgacgacgacgacaatgatgacgacgacgatgggGATGACGAGGAGGATCAcgataatgatgacaatgacgataacgacgacgacgatagcgatgacaatgacgatgacgatgacgacgatgacgacggTGATGGCGACGACAATGATAACGATGACGACggtgacgatgacgacgacatcaacgataacgatgacgaagataacgataatgatggtgatgatgatgatgatgatgatgatgatgatgactaa